A window of Silurus meridionalis isolate SWU-2019-XX chromosome 28, ASM1480568v1, whole genome shotgun sequence contains these coding sequences:
- the tmem192 gene encoding transmembrane protein 192 yields the protein MDSKQLLAKTSNRSTDITQSIEDDPLIDGPLIYQNALESVIKQEFQKLPTTWGAVSLNVLHVVYVSTCLALASVCWLTDTHSAECMAALNGVDSRTLMLLLKVVLWLLVFLFERCVQYHHNAVRQRGYLKFYRKTTKLKHLPLLIHSAGNAAVLIVLAQSSLLENKMKNLSVCLLLIIICIELLASFICLLVYTVHVFRYNRARLSPDITEDERSHTYSATYSDAHTEMGFRDGSCLEEVVEKQADLIEYLKQHNTLLSKRILALTSQHTKD from the exons ATGGACTCAAAACAACTCCTGGCAAAAACG AGTAACAGAAGCACAGATATCACCCAAAGCATCGAAGATGACCCTTTAATCGATGGCCCCCTCATATACCAGAATGCTTTGGAGTCAGTCATCAAGCAAGAATTTCAAAAACTCCCCACAACATGGGGAGCTGTGTCCCTGAATGTGCTGCAT GTGGTGTATGTGAGCACGTGCCTTGCCCTGGCTTCGGTGTGCTGGTTAACTGACACTCACTCTGCCGAGTGCATGGCAGCGTTGAACGGGGTGGACTCGAGAACCCTGATGCTGCTTTTGAAGGTGGTCCTGTGGCTACTGGTCTTTCTTTTTGAGAGATGTGTGCAGTATCACCACAATGCCGTGAGGCAGAGAGGATACCTGAAATTTTACAGAAAAACCACAAAGCTCAAGCACCTGCCATTACTCATACATTctgcag GTAATGCTGCGGTGCTGATAGTACTCGCCCAGTCCTCTCTGctggaaaacaaaatgaaaaacctCTCGGTGTGTCTGCTGCTCATCATCATCTGCATCGAGCTACTTGCATCCTTTATATGCCTTCTGGTGTATACAG TGCACGTGTTCAGGTATAACAGGGCAAGACTAAGTCCAGATATCACCGAAGACGAGAGATCTCACACCTACTCGGCTACTTACAGCGACGCACACACCGAGATGGGCTTCAG agatggtTCCTGTCTCGAAGAGGTGGTGGAGAAACAAGCGGACCTGATCGAGTATCTGaagcaacacaacacactgctgAGCAAAAGAATCCTGGCGCTCACATCACAACACACCAAAGACTGA
- the polr1e gene encoding DNA-directed RNA polymerase I subunit RPA49 — protein MWGKKKPTNKNTSVTVAMAAFCTWKPCKESEEERAVIVKFSNGQVKNIDQLNFQLFKHSDDVNPRKKHRRMVVAESDRLSYVGSNFGSGSLQCNNMCNYFVGVLNKTTMKMKVQRAQLFNLQPVIPGETSANTDDNESKTYREKLDALIEAFGTTKQKRALSSRRLNEVGNDTLQKAVARAASNIIDQKGLEALQQDVADSQTLTESNFFLPPCNRDAVNREDVYPFNDLLSLAEFDSLKQLGEKMLGLISEDKLTKSGSLPETVKKILKSLPKEGEDRDREARCAWYLSYLIRLAQIKKLQKKFGESECPSVVFRKVQKHFTVESFDKGRVNSTVTASTVIKIASHCLALLLHIGDQQVDLTLLHRDLAISETKMLEVAKAMGLKLSRQSIHNLEESGLQDDHRMASLELPLVRYERRMESRKRKKMK, from the exons atgtggggaaaaaaaaaaccaacaaacaagAATACTTCAGTAACAGTAGCAATGGCGGCGTTCTGTACGTGGAAACCGTGTAAAGAATCGGAAGAAGAACGAGCCGTTATTG TGAAATTTTCCAACGGCCAGGTGAAAAACATCGATCAGCTGAACTTCCAGCTTTTCAAGCACTCTGACGATGTCAATCCGAGAAAGAAACACAGGCGCATGGTG gTTGCGGAATCAGATCGGTTGTCCTATGTCGGGAGTAACTTCGGCTCGGGCTCGTTACAATGCAACAACATGTGCAA TTATTTTGTGGGAGTTTTGAACAAAACCACCATGAAGATGAAGGTGCAAAGGGCTCAGCTTTTCAACCTGCAGCCAGTCATACCAg GAGAAACATCAGCAAATACTGATGACAATGAGAGCAAGACCTACAGAGAGAAG TTGGACGCTCTCATCGAGGCGTTCGGCACGACAAAGCAGAAGCGCGCTCTGAGCTCCAGGCGCCTGAACGAGGTCGGGAACGACACGCTGCAGAAAGCTGTGGCTCGAGCTGCCAGCAACATCATAGACCAGAAAGGACTGGAAG cattGCAGCAGGATGTGGCAGATTCACAGACCCTGACTGAATCCAATTTCTTCCTCCCGCCCTGTAACAGGGACGCAGTAAACCGTGAGGATGTTTACCCCTTTAATGACC TGCTGTCTCTAGCCGAGTTTGACTCGCTCAAGCAGCTTGGTGAGAAAATGTTGGGACTTATCTCTGAAGACAAGCTGACCAAAAGTGGCTCCTT ACCTGAGACAGTAAAGAAGATTCTGAAAAGTCTTCCCAAAGAGGGTGAAGATCGAGACCGAGAAGCACGCTGTGCCTGGTACCTGTCTTACCTCATCAGACTTGCACAGATAAAAAAACTGCAGAAAAAGT TTGGTGAGAGTGAATGTCCATCAGTTGTCTTCAGGAAAGTCCAGAAGCACTTCACAGTGGAGAGTTTTGATAAAGGAAG AGTGAACAGCACGGTGACTGCTTCTACAGTCATTAAGATCGCGTCCCACTGTCTGGCTTTACTGCTTCATATTGGAGACCAGCAAGTAGACCTGACGCTCCTGCACAGAGACCTTGCTATCAGCGAAACCAA gatGCTGGAGGTGGCAAAAGCCATGGGGCTTAAACTTTCCCGCCAGTCCATCCACAATTTGGAGGAGTCAGGACTACAGGATGACCACAGAATGGCTTCACTGGAGCTTCCACTTGTACGCTACGAACGGCGGATGGAGAGCCGAAAACGCaagaaaatgaagtga